DNA from bacterium:
GGTGGCTCTGTGCAGCGCCAAACAGGAACCGGATTTTGATGCATTCTATGAGCAGTTCAAACTTACGTTTGCGCCGCTGCTGCTGCTGCTGGAAGGGGTGGACGATGAGCAGAATTTCGGTTTTACTCTGCGCACGGCCGAGGCGATGGGCGCCTGTGCACTCTTGCTGAAAAAACATCTGATGGATTTTGATGGTCCGGCTGTGTCGCGTGCGTCCTCCGGTGCGTATGAACGTCTGCCGGTCATTTTGTTTGAAGACGTCAACCGGGTAATCGGACGGCTGCAGCGTCATGGCGTCAAATTGTACGGCTGCATCGCCAATGCCCAAAAGACGCTGTATGAGGTGAACCTGGCGGAAGGCGTTATTCTGGCCGTCGGGGGTGAGAAACGGGGTCTGTCCGCTGCAGTGCGTGATCGCTGCGATAAACTGATAAAAATACCCATGCTGACGGATATCGGCTCTCTATCCATGAGCCATGCGGCCGCCATTCTGCTGGCCGAAGCCATGCGTCAAAGGCGCAGCAGCCGCTGAACGAAGGTGACGCAACGCGGTTGCCTTTTTGTATTGAAAGCATGGCGAGCATTCTTCGCCGAGGAGACTGATCCTGTTCTATAGAACGCTTGTACCCCTTTTGTGTGTTCTCAGCGCTTCGCTTGCACCTACGCAACCTTCCGCGTTGGACTCTGCAGCCTGTCGCTTCACGCTCGGCCCGGTTTCCCCGATGGTTGATCTGCGCAACATGACCCGGTCCGTCATCGTTCGCAGCGCTTGCGAGGGTTTGGCAGCGGGCGCTGCGAGACGCGAACAGGCCTTTGCCCTGGGCCGCTGGCGTGAGTGGCGCGATCACATCCGTCGCTGTGTAGTGCAAGAGATGGGGGACATGCCCTTTGCGGAAAACGGCGGTCCTTTGAACGTCCGGCTGGTCAGCCATCATCATCTGACCTATTGCGATCTGGAGAACCTCCTTTTCGAATCCTTTCCTGGGTGGCAAGTCAACGCCTCTCTCTTTTTACCCAGAAAAGAGCACTATCCACCGCCCTGGCCTGCGGTCATCATCCCAGTGGGCCACAGCGCCAAGACCCGGGCCAATTATCAGCTGCCGGCGCAGTATTTTGCCGCCTGCGGCTATGCGGCTATTCTGTTCGACCCGCCCGGCATGGCCGGTGAGAAAGGCGGACGCAATGATCACTTTGTCGACGGCGTTCGCTGCTATCTGACCGGCGCCTCTTCGAACCGCTACTTTGTACTGGATGCGTTGCGCTGTATCGATTACCTGCAGACCCGCAGCGATATCGACCGCTGCAACGGGTTTGCCATGACCGGCGTGAGCGGCGGAGGCACCACGACGTTGTACGCGCATCTGCTGGACGATCGCATCACGGTCATCGGTCCGGTCTGCTGCGCAGTGCCCTCCATCCAGCATCCAGTGCTCGACGGCTATGCCCCCTGCACCGAGACCCTGGCCTTCAACCATTTTGGCAACGGCATCGATGACATCGATCTGCTGGCCAGCGCTCTCCCCAGGCCGGTTCTGTTCATGTACGGCGAAAAAGATGAGGTGTTTAAGAAGGCGTACAGCGTCGACATCGCTGCCGCCGCAGGATCCTGCTATGACCGCGCCGGCTTTCACGATCGTTTTGCTGCGTTTGCCGACACCTGCGGCCATGCCTATTCCGGCGCCATGGCCGAACAATTTGTCTACTGGATGGACCGCTGGCTGAAACCGGACAGAGTGCGGGGAAAAGAGCCTTCCTTTTCCCGCATCGAGCTGCTTGCAGACAGTCTGCTGTCTTGCTATCCGGATCAGGAGACGACCATCTTTTCGCTCAATCGTCAGCTGGCTTTGGATCTTCACCGCCGACGGGCGACGGTTGATCTCAGAGAGATGATGCGTGAAACCATGGGTCCGACCAAGTCTGCTCAGCTGCCGCGCGTTCGTGCGGGCGAACCTTTCCGGATTTGGGCGCACGAGCTGCAGGAACTCATTCTGCAGACAGAGCAGGGCATCGAACTGCCGGCCACTCTGCTTTGTCCCTTGGCGCACAATGGCCGAATCGCCGGACTGCTCTTTTTCGATGACCGCGGCCGCTGGACCGAACTGCATCAGGAGAAGATTCTCGCTCAGGCCGTGGGATTCCTGGACGGCAAAACGGCAGACCTTGCCGTGCTGACAGTAGATCTGCGCGGTTGGGGCGACACGCAGTCGGCACAACTGCCCTATGAAATGGCCTCCTGGGGACACAGCTCCCGTTGGATCTCTTATGTTTCTGCCGCCAACGGCGATCCAATCACCGCCATGCGGATTCGTGACGGCCTATCGGCGTTGGCTTTTCTCCGGACCATTCAGGGGATCGATCCGGAGCGAATCATCGTTGCCGGCCACGGCATGGGCGGGGTGGTGGCTCAGCATGTGGCGGCTTACGACGGTTCGGTGATCGGTCTTTGTTCTATCGCCGGTTTGGCTGCCTTTGAGTGTCTGGCGGTCTCCGAGCAGGTCCTCTGGTCGCACGAAGATTTCTTGCCCAATGTACTCAAATACTATGATCTGCCTGAGTTGTTGACTGCATGGAAAAACCCTGTTCTGCTGGTGAATCCCCTCGATGCGCGCAAGCGCCATTTGAATGAGTCTGCCCGGCGGCAGATATTCGCCCCGGCTTTGGCGGCAAATCCCAGGATGCAAATCGTCGAGACCGAGCAGCCGGCAGAAGCGGTTAAAACCTGGATTGAAAAGCTGCTTCAGTGATTACAGCGGCATCCGGCTTTATTCGCGTTATAAAGGGATGCGGTCTGCTGCTTTCCTTTTATCTCCACACTCTTTGCTGCCGGAGCCTATCATCCTGCGAGGAATCTATGCCGACTACTCTGCTGTCCTACAGCGCTCGTTTTTATCTGGCGCGGATCTGCTTTGTCGCCTCCCTGGGCGGCCTGTTGTTTGGTTTTGACACCGCGGTGATCTCCGGGACGTTCTCCATGGTTGAATTGCAGTTCAGTCTGAGCAAACTTCAGGTCGGTTGGTTCGGCAGCTCGGCGTTGGTGGGCTGCCTGTTGGGAGCGCTCCTGGGCGGCTCTCTGAGTGATCGTCTCGGCCGTCGGCCTTTGTTGATCATCGCTTCGTTGCTGCTGCTGATCTCTGCTGCCGGTTCCTGCCTGCCGCCGAATTTTGTCGTGTTGATCAGTGCGCGTCTGATCGGCGGGTTCGGTGTCGGCATCGCCTCTGTGTTGGCGCCGCTGTACATCTCGGAGCTGGCGCCGCCACGGATGCGCGGCCGCCTGGTGGCGTTCTACCAGCTCTCCATCGTCATCGGCATTCTGCTGTCCTATTATTCGAACTGGTGGCTGCTGAACTTTTCCCAAACCCACAGCCAGGCTTTGATGGGGTGGGACCTGGCCAGGCGGGTGATGATCACAGAGGTCTGGCGCGCCATGTTTGGCGCAGAGATGATCCCAGGTTTCCTGTTTTTATTGCTGCTTTTTGGAATTCCGGAAAGTCCGCGCTGGCTGATCGCACACGGCGAGGCCGCTGACGGCCGCGCCATCCTGAACCGGATCAACGGCCCGGAAACGGCAGCG
Protein-coding regions in this window:
- the rlmB gene encoding 23S rRNA (guanosine(2251)-2'-O)-methyltransferase RlmB, yielding MELLEGRISVEAALLARKRRFQMVGLRAGLHEESIPLICNEAEKQNIPIKRLSREEIDRMAHGKTHGGVVALCSAKQEPDFDAFYEQFKLTFAPLLLLLEGVDDEQNFGFTLRTAEAMGACALLLKKHLMDFDGPAVSRASSGAYERLPVILFEDVNRVIGRLQRHGVKLYGCIANAQKTLYEVNLAEGVILAVGGEKRGLSAAVRDRCDKLIKIPMLTDIGSLSMSHAAAILLAEAMRQRRSSR
- a CDS encoding alpha/beta fold hydrolase gives rise to the protein MVDLRNMTRSVIVRSACEGLAAGAARREQAFALGRWREWRDHIRRCVVQEMGDMPFAENGGPLNVRLVSHHHLTYCDLENLLFESFPGWQVNASLFLPRKEHYPPPWPAVIIPVGHSAKTRANYQLPAQYFAACGYAAILFDPPGMAGEKGGRNDHFVDGVRCYLTGASSNRYFVLDALRCIDYLQTRSDIDRCNGFAMTGVSGGGTTTLYAHLLDDRITVIGPVCCAVPSIQHPVLDGYAPCTETLAFNHFGNGIDDIDLLASALPRPVLFMYGEKDEVFKKAYSVDIAAAAGSCYDRAGFHDRFAAFADTCGHAYSGAMAEQFVYWMDRWLKPDRVRGKEPSFSRIELLADSLLSCYPDQETTIFSLNRQLALDLHRRRATVDLREMMRETMGPTKSAQLPRVRAGEPFRIWAHELQELILQTEQGIELPATLLCPLAHNGRIAGLLFFDDRGRWTELHQEKILAQAVGFLDGKTADLAVLTVDLRGWGDTQSAQLPYEMASWGHSSRWISYVSAANGDPITAMRIRDGLSALAFLRTIQGIDPERIIVAGHGMGGVVAQHVAAYDGSVIGLCSIAGLAAFECLAVSEQVLWSHEDFLPNVLKYYDLPELLTAWKNPVLLVNPLDARKRHLNESARRQIFAPALAANPRMQIVETEQPAEAVKTWIEKLLQ
- a CDS encoding sugar porter family MFS transporter produces the protein MPTTLLSYSARFYLARICFVASLGGLLFGFDTAVISGTFSMVELQFSLSKLQVGWFGSSALVGCLLGALLGGSLSDRLGRRPLLIIASLLLLISAAGSCLPPNFVVLISARLIGGFGVGIASVLAPLYISELAPPRMRGRLVAFYQLSIVIGILLSYYSNWWLLNFSQTHSQALMGWDLARRVMITEVWRAMFGAEMIPGFLFLLLLFGIPESPRWLIAHGEAADGRAILNRINGPETAAAEWQEIQAALAEEEGTLAELFRPGLRRALLVGIGLSFFGQLTGVNIVIYYGPIVLEQAGVKLGGALSYQVIIGFINLVFTLLALWKIDRWGRRPLLVGGMAFVTLWLSAIALQFTLEVRSALWIGVALCGYMAYVALSICAVIWVITGEIFPNRVRGRAMSLATFVNWATNFISVFLFPWYVTRFGVHTGFFTFSAICLVATLFFAKSVPETKGKSLEQIERYWMEQRSAELERNQGGI